Proteins encoded by one window of Melopsittacus undulatus isolate bMelUnd1 chromosome 21, bMelUnd1.mat.Z, whole genome shotgun sequence:
- the HDAC7 gene encoding histone deacetylase 7 isoform X5 translates to MRGALAGLLGQEEWWSSTSPCCRERLQGRTSTASAACDSREQDVWGCWGLPGRDQPMDPVQAVQPAAVSPCTSPRVPQTVPMDLRIGQRVVKPGSDTTLLALKHTQQLQHQLFLASLHQQQVEQLAHQHVRVTMESPHREAEPGQQEQELRQILNKDKSKRSAVASTVVKQKLAEVILKKQQAALERTSNPNPSAMPYRSLEPLDPEGPSPPVLSTFLPPVPSTSLDPPEHFPLRKTASEPNLKVRCKPRKCLDRRKNPLTRKESAPPSLKRRPPEAIDSSPSSSSTPVSGCSSPNDSLPAEHGALPAASSMAHEGEADRRPLSSLAHRVPVLNGPVLAGTHSPVFIPAGLEQHEAGSPLSSRLQPVIILEPSVTHTPLVAVPGLGTVPFSFTPSLISAERLSLPGHHKPLGRTRSEPLPQNPKAIQQQLVYQQHHTHFLERLKQQTQLGKRMVKSSEKPRLRQIPSSEDMEAEGALPEAESSEAVRTRVEPARPGTSGKEPERTQKMLQPQEELVLQQAYLWDSYQRVQQQLLKRQPLADTPMVPTIHTGHRPLSRAQSSPATATISLPAQDTASKALALPVQEQPPKPHFTTGLVYDSVMLKHQCSCGDNSNHPEHAGRIQSIWSRLQERGLRSQCECLRGRKATLEELQCVHTERHVFLYGTNPLNRLKLDNGKLAGILSQRMFVMLPCGGVGVDSDTIWNELHSSNAARWAAGSVTELAFKVATRELKNGFAVVRPPGHHADPSTAMGFCFFNSVAIAARQLQQKGKLSKILIVDWDVHHGNGTQQIFYRDPDVLYISLHRHDDGNFFPGSGAADEVGAGPGEGFNVNVAWTGGLDPPMGDPEYLAAFRTVVMPIAHEFSPDVVLVSAGFDAADGHPPPLGGYKVSAKCFGYMTKQLMSLAGGAIVLALEGGHDLTAICDASEACVSALLGNELDPLPEESMRQKPNPNAVRSLEAVLQVQSKYWVALQRFASKLGCSFLEAQHHEAEEVETVTALASLSVAVMVEKRPQEEPMEEEEPMNQ, encoded by the exons ATGCGGGGTGCGTTGGcagggctgctggggcaggaggagtgGTGGAGCTCAACGTCACCCTGCTGCAGAGAGAGGCTTCAGGGGAGGACCAGCACTGCCTCTGCAGCGTGTGATTCCAGAGagcaggatgtgtggggctgctgggggcTCCCAGGCAGGGATCAGCCAATGGACCCCGTCCAGGCTGTGCAACCAG CTGCTGTGAGCCCGTGCACCTCCCCACGGGTGCCCCAGACCGTCCCCATGGACCTGCGCATCGGGCAGCGCGTGGTCAAGCCTGGCTCTGACACCACTTTGCTGGCCCTGAAGCACacgcagcagctccagcaccagctcttCCTCGCCAGCCTGCACCAGCAGCAAGTGGAGCAGCTCGCCCACCAGCACGTCAGG GTGACCATGGAGTCCCCACACCGTGAAGCTGAgcctgggcagcaggagcaggagctgcggCAGATCCTCAACAAggacaagagcaagagaa GTGCTGTGGCCAGCACAGTGGTGAAGCAGAAGCTGGCTGAGGTCatcctgaagaagcagcaggcagctctggagAGGACCAGCAACCCCAACCCTTCAGCCATGCCATACAG GTCTCTGGAGCCTCTGGATCCTGAGGGCCCTTCCCCTCCTGTGCTCAGCACCTTCCTGCCTCCTGTTCCCAGCACTTCCCTTGACCCCCCTGAGCATTTCCCACTGCGGAAGACAG CATCTGAGCCCAACCTGAAGGTGCGCTGCAAGCCCAGGAAGTGCCTTGACCGACGCAAGAACCCCCTGACGCGGAAGGAGAGCGCTCCCCCATCGCTCAAGAGGCGGCCACCCGAGGCCATTG ACTCCTCCCCGAGCAGTAGCAGCACCCCCGTGTCCGGCTGCAGCTCTCCCAATGACAGCCTCCCTGCCGAGCACGGAgccctccctgctgcctccagcatGGCCCACGAG ggagaggcagaTCGCCggcccctctccagcctggcccaCCGGGTGCCCGTGTTGAATGGACCTGTCCTGGCCGGCACACACTCGCCCGTGTTCATCCCAGCTGGTTTGGAGCAGCACGAGGCTGGGAGCCCCTTGTCCTCTCGGCTCCAGCCTGTCATCATCCTCGAGCCCTCGGTCACCCACACTCCACTGGTGGCAG TGCCAGGCCTGGGGACAGTGCCCTTCTCCTTCACCCCCTCGCTCATCTCTGCAGAGCGCCTGTCACTCCCAGGCCACCATAAACCACTGGGCAGGACCCGCTCGGAGCCCCTGCCCCAGAACCCCAAGgccatccagcagcagctggtgtACCAGCAGCATCACACCCACTTCCTGGAGAGGCTCAAGCAGCAGACGCAGCTGGGCAAG CGCATGGTCAAGTCCAGCGAGAAGCCCCGGCTGCGGCAGATCCCCTCCTCGGAGGACATGGAGGCCGAGGGGGCACTGCCCGAGGCTGAGAGCAGTGAGGCAGTGAGGACACGTGTGGAGCCTGCACGGCCCGGCACCAGCGGCAAGGAGCCTGAGAGGACACAGAAGATGCTGCAGCCTCAGGAGGAGCTTGTCCTGCAGCAG GCCTACCTGTGGGATTCCTACCAGcgggtgcagcagcagctcctcaagCGCCAGCCCTTGGCTGACACCCCCATGGTCCCCACCATCCACACGGGGCACAGGCCCCTCTCCAGGGCCCAGTCATCTCCTGCCACCGCCACCATCTCCCTTCCTGCCCAGGACACGGCATCCAAGGCACTGGCCCTGCCTGTGCAGGAGCAGCCACCCAAGCCTCACTTCACCACAG GGCTGGTTTATGACTCGGTGATGCTCAAACACCAGTGCTCCTGTGGAGACAACAGCAACCACCCGGAGCACGCAGGCAGGATCCAGAGCATCTGGTCCCGTCTGCAGGAGAGGGGCCTGCGCAGCCAGTGTGAG TGCCTGCGGGGCCGCAAGGCCAcgctggaggagctgcagtgTGTCCACACCGAGCGCCACGTCTTCCTCTATGGCACCAACCCCCTCAACCGCCTCAAACTGGACAACGGGAAGCTGGCCG GGATCCTGTCCCAGAGGATGTTTGTCATGCTGCCCTGTGGAGGGGTGGGG GTGGACAGTGACACCATCTGGAACGAGCTGCATTCCTCCAATGCTGCTCgctgggctgcaggcagcgTCACCGAGCTGGCCTTCAAGGTGGCCACCAGGGAGCTCAAG AATGGCTTTGCTGTGGTGAGGCCACCAGGACATCATGCGGATCCTTCCACTGCCAT GGGATTCTGCTTCTTCAACTCAGTGGCCATTGCTGcgaggcagctgcagcagaaagggaagCTCAGCAAGATCCTCATTGTGGACTGG gATGTTCACCACGGCAATGGGACCCAGCAGATCTTCTACAGAGACCCTGACGTTCTCTACATCTCTTTGCATCGTCACGATGACGGCAACTTCTTCCCTGGTAGTGGGGCTGCTGATGAG GTTGGTGCTGGCCCTGGGGAGGGATTTAACGTCAACGTGGCCTGGACTGGGGGGCTCGACCCCCCCATGGGTGACCCTGAGTATCTGGCTGCGTTCAG GACAGTGGTGATGCCGATTGCACATGAGTTCTCACCCGATGTGGTGCTGGTCTCTGCTGGCTTCGATGCAGCCGATGGCCACCCACCCCCCCTGGGTGGCTACAAAGTCTCTGCTAAAT GTTTTGGCTACATGACAAAGCAGCTGATGAGCCTGGCAGGTGGAGCCATCGTCCTCGCTCTAGAAGGTGGCCATGACCTTACAGCCATCTGCGACGCATCCGAGGCCTGTGTGTCAGCCTTGCTGGGCAATGAG CTGGATCCTCTCCCAGAGGAAAGCATGAGGCAGAAACCCAACCCCAATGCTGTGCGCTCCTTGGAAGCTGTGCTCCAGGTCCAGA GTAAATACTGGGTGGCTCTGCAGCGCTTTGCCTCCAAGctgggctgctccttcctggagGCACAGCACCACGAGGCAGAAGAGGTGGAGACAGTCACAGCCTTGGCTTCCCTCTCGGTGGCCGTGATGGTGGAGAAGAG GCCCCAGGAGGAGCcgatggaggaggaagagcccATGAACCAGTGA
- the HDAC7 gene encoding histone deacetylase 7 isoform X4, whose product MRGALAGLLGQEEWWSSTSPCCRERLQGRTSTASAACDSREQDVWGCWGLPGRDQPMDPVQAVQPAAVSPCTSPRVPQTVPMDLRIGQRVVKPGSDTTLLALKHTQQLQHQLFLASLHQQQVEQLAHQHVRVTMESPHREAEPGQQEQELRQILNKDKSKRSAVASTVVKQKLAEVILKKQQAALERTSNPNPSAMPYRSLEPLDPEGPSPPVLSTFLPPVPSTSLDPPEHFPLRKTASEPNLKVRCKPRKCLDRRKNPLTRKESAPPSLKRRPPEAIDSSPSSSSTPVSGCSSPNDSLPAEHGALPAASSMAHEGEADRRPLSSLAHRVPVLNGPVLAGTHSPVFIPAGLEQHEAGSPLSSRLQPVIILEPSVTHTPLVAVPGLGTVPFSFTPSLISAERLSLPGHHKPLGRTRSEPLPQNPKAIQQQLVYQQHHTHFLERLKQQTQLGKRMVKSSEKPRLRQIPSSEDMEAEGALPEAESSEAVRTRVEPARPGTSGKEPERTQKMLQPQEELVLQQQAYLWDSYQRVQQQLLKRQPLADTPMVPTIHTGHRPLSRAQSSPATATISLPAQDTASKALALPVQEQPPKPHFTTGLVYDSVMLKHQCSCGDNSNHPEHAGRIQSIWSRLQERGLRSQCECLRGRKATLEELQCVHTERHVFLYGTNPLNRLKLDNGKLAGILSQRMFVMLPCGGVGVDSDTIWNELHSSNAARWAAGSVTELAFKVATRELKNGFAVVRPPGHHADPSTAMGFCFFNSVAIAARQLQQKGKLSKILIVDWDVHHGNGTQQIFYRDPDVLYISLHRHDDGNFFPGSGAADEVGAGPGEGFNVNVAWTGGLDPPMGDPEYLAAFRTVVMPIAHEFSPDVVLVSAGFDAADGHPPPLGGYKVSAKCFGYMTKQLMSLAGGAIVLALEGGHDLTAICDASEACVSALLGNELDPLPEESMRQKPNPNAVRSLEAVLQVQSKYWVALQRFASKLGCSFLEAQHHEAEEVETVTALASLSVAVMVEKRPQEEPMEEEEPMNQ is encoded by the exons ATGCGGGGTGCGTTGGcagggctgctggggcaggaggagtgGTGGAGCTCAACGTCACCCTGCTGCAGAGAGAGGCTTCAGGGGAGGACCAGCACTGCCTCTGCAGCGTGTGATTCCAGAGagcaggatgtgtggggctgctgggggcTCCCAGGCAGGGATCAGCCAATGGACCCCGTCCAGGCTGTGCAACCAG CTGCTGTGAGCCCGTGCACCTCCCCACGGGTGCCCCAGACCGTCCCCATGGACCTGCGCATCGGGCAGCGCGTGGTCAAGCCTGGCTCTGACACCACTTTGCTGGCCCTGAAGCACacgcagcagctccagcaccagctcttCCTCGCCAGCCTGCACCAGCAGCAAGTGGAGCAGCTCGCCCACCAGCACGTCAGG GTGACCATGGAGTCCCCACACCGTGAAGCTGAgcctgggcagcaggagcaggagctgcggCAGATCCTCAACAAggacaagagcaagagaa GTGCTGTGGCCAGCACAGTGGTGAAGCAGAAGCTGGCTGAGGTCatcctgaagaagcagcaggcagctctggagAGGACCAGCAACCCCAACCCTTCAGCCATGCCATACAG GTCTCTGGAGCCTCTGGATCCTGAGGGCCCTTCCCCTCCTGTGCTCAGCACCTTCCTGCCTCCTGTTCCCAGCACTTCCCTTGACCCCCCTGAGCATTTCCCACTGCGGAAGACAG CATCTGAGCCCAACCTGAAGGTGCGCTGCAAGCCCAGGAAGTGCCTTGACCGACGCAAGAACCCCCTGACGCGGAAGGAGAGCGCTCCCCCATCGCTCAAGAGGCGGCCACCCGAGGCCATTG ACTCCTCCCCGAGCAGTAGCAGCACCCCCGTGTCCGGCTGCAGCTCTCCCAATGACAGCCTCCCTGCCGAGCACGGAgccctccctgctgcctccagcatGGCCCACGAG ggagaggcagaTCGCCggcccctctccagcctggcccaCCGGGTGCCCGTGTTGAATGGACCTGTCCTGGCCGGCACACACTCGCCCGTGTTCATCCCAGCTGGTTTGGAGCAGCACGAGGCTGGGAGCCCCTTGTCCTCTCGGCTCCAGCCTGTCATCATCCTCGAGCCCTCGGTCACCCACACTCCACTGGTGGCAG TGCCAGGCCTGGGGACAGTGCCCTTCTCCTTCACCCCCTCGCTCATCTCTGCAGAGCGCCTGTCACTCCCAGGCCACCATAAACCACTGGGCAGGACCCGCTCGGAGCCCCTGCCCCAGAACCCCAAGgccatccagcagcagctggtgtACCAGCAGCATCACACCCACTTCCTGGAGAGGCTCAAGCAGCAGACGCAGCTGGGCAAG CGCATGGTCAAGTCCAGCGAGAAGCCCCGGCTGCGGCAGATCCCCTCCTCGGAGGACATGGAGGCCGAGGGGGCACTGCCCGAGGCTGAGAGCAGTGAGGCAGTGAGGACACGTGTGGAGCCTGCACGGCCCGGCACCAGCGGCAAGGAGCCTGAGAGGACACAGAAGATGCTGCAGCCTCAGGAGGAGCTTGTCCTGCAGCAG CAGGCCTACCTGTGGGATTCCTACCAGcgggtgcagcagcagctcctcaagCGCCAGCCCTTGGCTGACACCCCCATGGTCCCCACCATCCACACGGGGCACAGGCCCCTCTCCAGGGCCCAGTCATCTCCTGCCACCGCCACCATCTCCCTTCCTGCCCAGGACACGGCATCCAAGGCACTGGCCCTGCCTGTGCAGGAGCAGCCACCCAAGCCTCACTTCACCACAG GGCTGGTTTATGACTCGGTGATGCTCAAACACCAGTGCTCCTGTGGAGACAACAGCAACCACCCGGAGCACGCAGGCAGGATCCAGAGCATCTGGTCCCGTCTGCAGGAGAGGGGCCTGCGCAGCCAGTGTGAG TGCCTGCGGGGCCGCAAGGCCAcgctggaggagctgcagtgTGTCCACACCGAGCGCCACGTCTTCCTCTATGGCACCAACCCCCTCAACCGCCTCAAACTGGACAACGGGAAGCTGGCCG GGATCCTGTCCCAGAGGATGTTTGTCATGCTGCCCTGTGGAGGGGTGGGG GTGGACAGTGACACCATCTGGAACGAGCTGCATTCCTCCAATGCTGCTCgctgggctgcaggcagcgTCACCGAGCTGGCCTTCAAGGTGGCCACCAGGGAGCTCAAG AATGGCTTTGCTGTGGTGAGGCCACCAGGACATCATGCGGATCCTTCCACTGCCAT GGGATTCTGCTTCTTCAACTCAGTGGCCATTGCTGcgaggcagctgcagcagaaagggaagCTCAGCAAGATCCTCATTGTGGACTGG gATGTTCACCACGGCAATGGGACCCAGCAGATCTTCTACAGAGACCCTGACGTTCTCTACATCTCTTTGCATCGTCACGATGACGGCAACTTCTTCCCTGGTAGTGGGGCTGCTGATGAG GTTGGTGCTGGCCCTGGGGAGGGATTTAACGTCAACGTGGCCTGGACTGGGGGGCTCGACCCCCCCATGGGTGACCCTGAGTATCTGGCTGCGTTCAG GACAGTGGTGATGCCGATTGCACATGAGTTCTCACCCGATGTGGTGCTGGTCTCTGCTGGCTTCGATGCAGCCGATGGCCACCCACCCCCCCTGGGTGGCTACAAAGTCTCTGCTAAAT GTTTTGGCTACATGACAAAGCAGCTGATGAGCCTGGCAGGTGGAGCCATCGTCCTCGCTCTAGAAGGTGGCCATGACCTTACAGCCATCTGCGACGCATCCGAGGCCTGTGTGTCAGCCTTGCTGGGCAATGAG CTGGATCCTCTCCCAGAGGAAAGCATGAGGCAGAAACCCAACCCCAATGCTGTGCGCTCCTTGGAAGCTGTGCTCCAGGTCCAGA GTAAATACTGGGTGGCTCTGCAGCGCTTTGCCTCCAAGctgggctgctccttcctggagGCACAGCACCACGAGGCAGAAGAGGTGGAGACAGTCACAGCCTTGGCTTCCCTCTCGGTGGCCGTGATGGTGGAGAAGAG GCCCCAGGAGGAGCcgatggaggaggaagagcccATGAACCAGTGA
- the HDAC7 gene encoding histone deacetylase 7 isoform X1 — MRGALAGLLGQEEWWSSTSPCCRERLQGRTSTASAACDSREQDVWGCWGLPGRDQPMDPVQAVQPAAVSPCTSPRVPQTVPMDLRIGQRVVKPGSDTTLLALKHTQQLQHQLFLASLHQQQVEQLAHQHVRVTMESPHREAEPGQQEQELRQILNKDKSKRSAVASTVVKQKLAEVILKKQQAALERTSNPNPSAMPYRSLEPLDPEGPSPPVLSTFLPPVPSTSLDPPEHFPLRKTASEPNLKVRCKPRKCLDRRKNPLTRKESAPPSLKRRPPEAIDSSPSSSSTPVSGCSSPNDSLPAEHGALPAASSMAHETPLAQRLMMQESSLAQFALQSAASLPAITLGLPATTSARGEADRRPLSSLAHRVPVLNGPVLAGTHSPVFIPAGLEQHEAGSPLSSRLQPVIILEPSVTHTPLVAVPGLGTVPFSFTPSLISAERLSLPGHHKPLGRTRSEPLPQNPKAIQQQLVYQQHHTHFLERLKQQTQLGKRMVKSSEKPRLRQIPSSEDMEAEGALPEAESSEAVRTRVEPARPGTSGKEPERTQKMLQPQEELVLQQQAYLWDSYQRVQQQLLKRQPLADTPMVPTIHTGHRPLSRAQSSPATATISLPAQDTASKALALPVQEQPPKPHFTTGLVYDSVMLKHQCSCGDNSNHPEHAGRIQSIWSRLQERGLRSQCECLRGRKATLEELQCVHTERHVFLYGTNPLNRLKLDNGKLAGILSQRMFVMLPCGGVGVDSDTIWNELHSSNAARWAAGSVTELAFKVATRELKNGFAVVRPPGHHADPSTAMGFCFFNSVAIAARQLQQKGKLSKILIVDWDVHHGNGTQQIFYRDPDVLYISLHRHDDGNFFPGSGAADEVGAGPGEGFNVNVAWTGGLDPPMGDPEYLAAFRTVVMPIAHEFSPDVVLVSAGFDAADGHPPPLGGYKVSAKCFGYMTKQLMSLAGGAIVLALEGGHDLTAICDASEACVSALLGNELDPLPEESMRQKPNPNAVRSLEAVLQVQSKYWVALQRFASKLGCSFLEAQHHEAEEVETVTALASLSVAVMVEKRPQEEPMEEEEPMNQ, encoded by the exons ATGCGGGGTGCGTTGGcagggctgctggggcaggaggagtgGTGGAGCTCAACGTCACCCTGCTGCAGAGAGAGGCTTCAGGGGAGGACCAGCACTGCCTCTGCAGCGTGTGATTCCAGAGagcaggatgtgtggggctgctgggggcTCCCAGGCAGGGATCAGCCAATGGACCCCGTCCAGGCTGTGCAACCAG CTGCTGTGAGCCCGTGCACCTCCCCACGGGTGCCCCAGACCGTCCCCATGGACCTGCGCATCGGGCAGCGCGTGGTCAAGCCTGGCTCTGACACCACTTTGCTGGCCCTGAAGCACacgcagcagctccagcaccagctcttCCTCGCCAGCCTGCACCAGCAGCAAGTGGAGCAGCTCGCCCACCAGCACGTCAGG GTGACCATGGAGTCCCCACACCGTGAAGCTGAgcctgggcagcaggagcaggagctgcggCAGATCCTCAACAAggacaagagcaagagaa GTGCTGTGGCCAGCACAGTGGTGAAGCAGAAGCTGGCTGAGGTCatcctgaagaagcagcaggcagctctggagAGGACCAGCAACCCCAACCCTTCAGCCATGCCATACAG GTCTCTGGAGCCTCTGGATCCTGAGGGCCCTTCCCCTCCTGTGCTCAGCACCTTCCTGCCTCCTGTTCCCAGCACTTCCCTTGACCCCCCTGAGCATTTCCCACTGCGGAAGACAG CATCTGAGCCCAACCTGAAGGTGCGCTGCAAGCCCAGGAAGTGCCTTGACCGACGCAAGAACCCCCTGACGCGGAAGGAGAGCGCTCCCCCATCGCTCAAGAGGCGGCCACCCGAGGCCATTG ACTCCTCCCCGAGCAGTAGCAGCACCCCCGTGTCCGGCTGCAGCTCTCCCAATGACAGCCTCCCTGCCGAGCACGGAgccctccctgctgcctccagcatGGCCCACGAG ACACCCCTGGCCCAGCGCCTGATGATGCAGGAGAGCTCCCTGGCCCAGTTTGCCCTGCAGAGTGCAGCCTCCCTTCCGGCCATCACGCTGGGATTGCCGGCCACCACTAGCGCCAGG ggagaggcagaTCGCCggcccctctccagcctggcccaCCGGGTGCCCGTGTTGAATGGACCTGTCCTGGCCGGCACACACTCGCCCGTGTTCATCCCAGCTGGTTTGGAGCAGCACGAGGCTGGGAGCCCCTTGTCCTCTCGGCTCCAGCCTGTCATCATCCTCGAGCCCTCGGTCACCCACACTCCACTGGTGGCAG TGCCAGGCCTGGGGACAGTGCCCTTCTCCTTCACCCCCTCGCTCATCTCTGCAGAGCGCCTGTCACTCCCAGGCCACCATAAACCACTGGGCAGGACCCGCTCGGAGCCCCTGCCCCAGAACCCCAAGgccatccagcagcagctggtgtACCAGCAGCATCACACCCACTTCCTGGAGAGGCTCAAGCAGCAGACGCAGCTGGGCAAG CGCATGGTCAAGTCCAGCGAGAAGCCCCGGCTGCGGCAGATCCCCTCCTCGGAGGACATGGAGGCCGAGGGGGCACTGCCCGAGGCTGAGAGCAGTGAGGCAGTGAGGACACGTGTGGAGCCTGCACGGCCCGGCACCAGCGGCAAGGAGCCTGAGAGGACACAGAAGATGCTGCAGCCTCAGGAGGAGCTTGTCCTGCAGCAG CAGGCCTACCTGTGGGATTCCTACCAGcgggtgcagcagcagctcctcaagCGCCAGCCCTTGGCTGACACCCCCATGGTCCCCACCATCCACACGGGGCACAGGCCCCTCTCCAGGGCCCAGTCATCTCCTGCCACCGCCACCATCTCCCTTCCTGCCCAGGACACGGCATCCAAGGCACTGGCCCTGCCTGTGCAGGAGCAGCCACCCAAGCCTCACTTCACCACAG GGCTGGTTTATGACTCGGTGATGCTCAAACACCAGTGCTCCTGTGGAGACAACAGCAACCACCCGGAGCACGCAGGCAGGATCCAGAGCATCTGGTCCCGTCTGCAGGAGAGGGGCCTGCGCAGCCAGTGTGAG TGCCTGCGGGGCCGCAAGGCCAcgctggaggagctgcagtgTGTCCACACCGAGCGCCACGTCTTCCTCTATGGCACCAACCCCCTCAACCGCCTCAAACTGGACAACGGGAAGCTGGCCG GGATCCTGTCCCAGAGGATGTTTGTCATGCTGCCCTGTGGAGGGGTGGGG GTGGACAGTGACACCATCTGGAACGAGCTGCATTCCTCCAATGCTGCTCgctgggctgcaggcagcgTCACCGAGCTGGCCTTCAAGGTGGCCACCAGGGAGCTCAAG AATGGCTTTGCTGTGGTGAGGCCACCAGGACATCATGCGGATCCTTCCACTGCCAT GGGATTCTGCTTCTTCAACTCAGTGGCCATTGCTGcgaggcagctgcagcagaaagggaagCTCAGCAAGATCCTCATTGTGGACTGG gATGTTCACCACGGCAATGGGACCCAGCAGATCTTCTACAGAGACCCTGACGTTCTCTACATCTCTTTGCATCGTCACGATGACGGCAACTTCTTCCCTGGTAGTGGGGCTGCTGATGAG GTTGGTGCTGGCCCTGGGGAGGGATTTAACGTCAACGTGGCCTGGACTGGGGGGCTCGACCCCCCCATGGGTGACCCTGAGTATCTGGCTGCGTTCAG GACAGTGGTGATGCCGATTGCACATGAGTTCTCACCCGATGTGGTGCTGGTCTCTGCTGGCTTCGATGCAGCCGATGGCCACCCACCCCCCCTGGGTGGCTACAAAGTCTCTGCTAAAT GTTTTGGCTACATGACAAAGCAGCTGATGAGCCTGGCAGGTGGAGCCATCGTCCTCGCTCTAGAAGGTGGCCATGACCTTACAGCCATCTGCGACGCATCCGAGGCCTGTGTGTCAGCCTTGCTGGGCAATGAG CTGGATCCTCTCCCAGAGGAAAGCATGAGGCAGAAACCCAACCCCAATGCTGTGCGCTCCTTGGAAGCTGTGCTCCAGGTCCAGA GTAAATACTGGGTGGCTCTGCAGCGCTTTGCCTCCAAGctgggctgctccttcctggagGCACAGCACCACGAGGCAGAAGAGGTGGAGACAGTCACAGCCTTGGCTTCCCTCTCGGTGGCCGTGATGGTGGAGAAGAG GCCCCAGGAGGAGCcgatggaggaggaagagcccATGAACCAGTGA